From Entelurus aequoreus isolate RoL-2023_Sb linkage group LG22, RoL_Eaeq_v1.1, whole genome shotgun sequence, one genomic window encodes:
- the acp5a gene encoding tartrate-resistant acid phosphatase type 5a has product MALIVVVVLAVIPTACCYPTFQDLDVGRSNRTSIKFLAIGDWGGVPHPPYMTVVQTATAQEMSKIAHEMGTDFVLALGDNFYFKGVDSVDSPRFKHTFEDVYTSKSLNVPWYVLAGNHDHVGNVKAQIDYTHKSARWNFPSYYYELDFRIPNTDKTLTIIMLDTVMLCGNSLDFADQKPKGPPSAVEANRQVTWLQERLARSKADFLLVAGHYPVWSVSEHGPTECLQQRVRPLLLKHNATAYFCGHDHNLQYIEESGVGYVVSGAGNFLDPDIRHWNKVPKGSVKFFTGQASTLGGFVHAEVTKSQMILTFYQAKGTSLYRTVLSQRN; this is encoded by the exons ATGGCGCTGATTGTGGTCGTCGTGCTGGCTGTCATTCCTACCGCCTGCTGCTATCCTACCTTCCAAGACCTGGATGTAGGTCGCA GCAACAGGACCTCCATTAAGTTCCTGGCCATAGGAGACTGGGGTGGTGTTCCTCACCCTCCTTACATGACGGTGGTGCAGACAGCGACTGCTCAGGAGATGAGTAAAATAGCCCATGAGATGGGTACGGACTTTGTTCTGGCGCTCGGTGATAACTTCTACTTCAAAGGTGTAGACAGTGTGGATTCTCCCAGATTTAAG CACACCTTTGAGGATGTGTACACAAGCAAGTCTCTCAATGTGCCCTGGTATGTACTCGCTGGCAACCATGACCACGTGGGGAATGTCAAAGCCCAGATTGACTACACTCACAAGTCTGCAAGATG GAACTTTCCTTCCTATTACTATGAACTGGACTTCCGCATCCCCAACACGGACAAGACGCTGACCATCATCATGCTGGACACGGTGATGCTATGCGGGAACTCTCTGGACTTTGCGGACCAGAAGCCCAAAGGCCCGCCTAGTGCGGTGGAGGCCAACCGCCAGGTGACCTGGCTCCAGGAGAGGTTGGCTCGGTCCAAGGCTGACTTCCTCCTGGTGGCGGGTCACTACCCCGTGTGGTCCGTGTCGGAACACGGGCCCACCGAGTGTCTCCAGCAAAGGGTTCGCCCCCTGCTGCTTAAACACAACGCCACCGCCTACTTCTGCGGCCACGACCACAACCTGCAG TACATCGAGGAGTCCGGGGTGGGCTACGTCGTGAGCGGCGCCGGAAACTTCCTGGATCCTGACATCCGACACTGGAACAAAGTCCCCAAAGGTTCTGTGAAGTTCTTCACCGGCCAAGCGTCCACTCTGGGAGGCTTTGTGCACGCAGAAGTCACCAAGAGCCAAATGATCCTCACCTTCTACCAGGCTAAAGGCACGTCTCTATATCGCACCGTGCTCTCGCAAAGGAACTAG